A DNA window from Candidatus Sulfidibacterium hydrothermale contains the following coding sequences:
- a CDS encoding DUF1254 domain-containing protein has translation MKQIIYLTKILFFTTAGILLLFSCNTGSRKSKKPVRQQDITAFYKKHGLTVPADILTPGQVKTSIGILRYNDGRPTAATVKKAYHYIDVSRATEAFLNNAPAIATEVLQKAFAGMGATEANDVLISEQLIDAHQVWPTGNTGTVYVFGFFDLKKTGPLVIEMPGKAGPGFVDDGWMRWVTDLGPTGPDRGKGGTYVVLPPDYKGNIKAPLGGAKAQMKIAGTLRNVFVVKSPTYHNWMALRGFLVNGKPDFSVNLFKKKLKIYPLKEATHPPKMKFVNMSGKNTVAVFPAGFRYFKMLNDVIQREPLAALDAESRGVLSAIGIEKGNPFHPDNYWKNVYDDAAKIGDAVGRSILFSPRDPEAYLYKNRHWYTGFVGNNYQWLKDNGRGGMNLDARILFFWGAIAVTPAMAIKMVGLGSQYAFCSKDKNGNYFDGSKTYKLTIPPHVPAKDFWSVVLYDPQTRGMLLTGQKYPAVNNKRSHLKVNPDGSTDLYFGPKAPKGHESNWLQTVPGKGWFVLFRLYGPLEPWFNKTWKLNDFEMLQHP, from the coding sequence ATGAAACAGATTATTTACCTTACAAAAATTCTTTTTTTTACAACGGCAGGCATCCTTTTGCTTTTTTCGTGTAATACGGGTTCACGAAAAAGTAAAAAACCGGTCAGGCAACAGGATATTACCGCTTTTTATAAAAAGCATGGTTTGACGGTCCCGGCTGATATCCTCACTCCCGGTCAGGTAAAAACCAGCATAGGTATTTTGCGTTACAACGATGGCCGGCCTACGGCTGCTACCGTAAAAAAGGCTTATCATTACATTGATGTTTCGCGTGCCACGGAAGCTTTTCTGAATAATGCGCCCGCCATAGCCACCGAAGTACTGCAAAAAGCTTTTGCCGGCATGGGGGCCACCGAAGCCAACGACGTACTTATTTCGGAACAGTTAATTGACGCCCATCAGGTTTGGCCTACAGGCAATACGGGAACCGTGTATGTTTTTGGCTTTTTCGATCTGAAGAAAACGGGACCGCTGGTTATTGAGATGCCCGGAAAAGCCGGTCCCGGTTTTGTTGACGACGGCTGGATGCGTTGGGTAACCGATCTCGGCCCCACCGGTCCCGACCGTGGCAAAGGCGGTACGTATGTTGTTCTTCCGCCCGATTACAAAGGAAACATCAAAGCTCCCCTTGGCGGTGCCAAAGCCCAAATGAAGATAGCCGGCACCCTGCGCAATGTTTTTGTGGTAAAATCACCCACTTATCACAACTGGATGGCTTTGCGCGGATTCCTGGTGAACGGGAAACCCGACTTCTCAGTAAATCTTTTCAAGAAAAAACTTAAAATTTATCCGTTAAAAGAAGCAACGCATCCGCCGAAAATGAAATTTGTGAACATGTCGGGAAAAAACACGGTGGCTGTTTTCCCGGCCGGCTTTCGTTATTTTAAAATGCTGAACGATGTGATACAGCGTGAACCACTGGCCGCTCTTGATGCCGAATCGCGCGGCGTTTTATCGGCCATCGGCATTGAAAAAGGAAATCCGTTTCATCCGGATAACTATTGGAAAAATGTTTACGACGATGCTGCCAAAATTGGCGATGCCGTAGGACGCTCTATCCTGTTTTCGCCCCGCGACCCGGAAGCATATCTTTATAAAAACCGCCATTGGTACACCGGTTTTGTCGGTAATAATTACCAGTGGCTGAAAGATAACGGACGCGGTGGTATGAATCTGGATGCCCGTATTCTGTTTTTCTGGGGCGCTATTGCCGTAACACCAGCCATGGCCATAAAAATGGTGGGACTGGGTTCGCAATATGCTTTTTGCAGCAAAGACAAAAACGGAAATTATTTCGACGGAAGCAAAACCTACAAACTGACCATTCCGCCGCATGTTCCTGCCAAAGATTTTTGGTCTGTTGTGCTGTACGACCCGCAAACGCGCGGCATGTTGCTCACTGGTCAGAAATATCCGGCGGTGAACAACAAACGCAGTCACCTAAAAGTAAATCCCGATGGTTCAACAGATCTTTATTTCGGCCCCAAAGCGCCTAAAGGACACGAATCTAACTGGCTGCAAACCGTTCCCGGAAAAGGATGGTTCGTTTTATTCCGATTGTACGGACCGCTGGAACCGTGGTTTAACAAAACCTGGAAACTCAATGATTTTGAAATGTTACAGCATCCCTGA
- a CDS encoding TetR/AcrR family transcriptional regulator, giving the protein MEVSDTYNGWITKGYEYFAEVGPIQFSVKELSKRTGFSRTSFHYYFNSKEEYFDVLLDYHFENVIRFNFEVKNHKNLRPEDFAVYLDEYSTGVRFHQKLFNHRKLDRFNRAYIKGHEINIEYGLLEWVMKIFGLHLPHEKAKKVYYIFTDVLNTRYNILEREPQSDLKYSDIFLETVDDFKILFTS; this is encoded by the coding sequence ATGGAAGTCAGCGATACCTACAACGGCTGGATTACGAAAGGTTACGAATATTTTGCCGAGGTTGGGCCGATTCAGTTTAGCGTGAAAGAACTAAGCAAGCGAACCGGTTTTTCGCGCACTTCGTTTCATTATTATTTTAATTCAAAAGAAGAATATTTTGATGTCTTACTGGATTATCATTTCGAAAATGTTATCCGTTTTAACTTCGAAGTAAAAAATCATAAAAATCTTCGTCCGGAAGATTTTGCTGTTTATCTCGATGAATATTCCACGGGCGTTCGTTTTCATCAAAAGCTTTTTAACCATCGTAAACTGGATCGATTTAACCGTGCCTACATCAAAGGGCACGAAATCAATATCGAATACGGCCTGCTTGAGTGGGTGATGAAAATTTTCGGCCTGCATCTGCCCCACGAAAAAGCAAAAAAAGTGTATTACATCTTTACCGATGTGCTGAACACCCGGTATAATATTCTGGAAAGAGAACCGCAGTCGGACTTAAAATATTCGGATATTTTTCTTGAAACAGTCGATGATTTTAAAATTCTTTTCACCAGCTGA